The nucleotide window CGCCGGCATATTGCAGCTCGAGACAATCGTGCGGCGCGCCGGCCGCCTCGATGGTCCGCAGACCGATGAAGCGGCCGATGCCGTGGTCGACGTGAACCACGAGATCGTTCTGGGCAAGGCTTGCGGCCTCGGTCAGGACGTTGGCGCCCGACGCCTTGCGGCGGCGCTGGCGCACCAGGCGGTCGCCGAGAATGTCCTGCTCGCAAATGACGGTGAGGCCGTCGACCTCGAAGCCCTGCTCGATGCCGAGCACGGCGAGCGCGGCCATGCCCTTGGGCAGGCCCAGCGCATCGCGGTCGGTCGCAACGGGCGCTGCACGGTCGAGACCGTGATCGGCAAGGACGTGCGACAGGCGCTCGCGCGATCCCTCGCTCCAGCAGGCGATGACGATGCGGTCGCCTGCCTTGCGCCGGGCGCTGGCATGGGCCGCCAAGGCATCGAAGACGTTGACGTCGCCGGCGGAGCGCTCCGCCGCGAAGCTGCGCCCCTGCCGGCCGCCGAGCTCCAGCACCTGCTGCCCCGTTCCGGGCGGCACGTCGAAGGCCGACAGACGCAGGCTCGCACCATCCGCAAGGGACGTCGCCCATTCCTCGCCGGTCAGGTAGAGCGCGTCCGGCGCCAGCGGCTTGTACGGCACCGCTCCGGAGCCCGAGGACTTGCCCAGCACATCGACACGCGCCTGATGGTGTTCGGTGATCTGCTCCTGACGCTCGCGCACCACGTCGTCGATGGCGGCAGAGAGAACGAAGGGCGCACCCGGGCAGTAGTCGAACAGCGTGGCGAGCCGCTCGTGGAACAGCGGCAGCCAGTGCTCCATGCCGGCATAGCGGCGGCCTTCGCTGATCGACTGATAGAGGATGTCGTCCCGGTCGGCAGCGCCGAAGCTTGCCACATAGCCCTTCCGGAACCGCGAGACGGTCTCGTCCGTGAGCACCACCTCGCTCATCGCGACGAGATCGAGATGCTTGATCTGCCGCGTCGTGCGCTGGGTTTCGGTATCGAAGGTACGCAGCGACTCCAGCGTGTCGCCGAAGAAGTCGAGGCGAACGGGCGCTTCCATTCCCGGCGCGAAGACATCGACGATACCACCGCGCACAGCATACTCGCCCGTGTCCTGCACGGTCGAGGAGCGCACGAAGCCGTTGGTCTCCAGCCAGGAGACCAGCCCGCCGAGATCGACCCGGTTGCCCGGACGGGCGCTCCAGCTCTGGCTGCGGGCGAAGTCCGGTACCGGCAGGCGCTGCAAGGCGGCATTGGCGGTGGTGAGAAGGATCGTCGGCCGCTCGAACGCGGAGCTCCCGCCAGCAAGCCGGCTGAGCGACGTCAGGCGCCGGGCGACGAGCGCGGAAGTCGGCGAAACCCGGTCATAGGGAAGGCAGTCCCAGGCCGGCAGGTCCAGCACATCGCAATCGGGCGCGAAATAGGCGAGCGCATCCTGCACGCTGCGCGCATGGCTGGCATCGCGCGCGACGAAGACGAGGGCAAGGCCCGGACCCGCATCCTTGACGAGAGCCGCCAGTACATAGGCTTCGGCGCCGTCCGGCACGCCGGTGATAACGGCATTGCCTGCCTTGAGGGAGAGTTTGTCGACCACGATTCGGTTCCCGGCCCGGCCAGCCACGCCCCATGCGGCTGGCGGAGAGTTTAGCTGCTCTTGCTGCGATAGGCGGCGATGGCGCGATACAGCGCGGTGTCGTGCTCGGCCGGGACCGGCTTGCGCCCGATCATCCAGGCGAACAGCTCCTGGTCGGAGACATCCATCAGCACTTCCAGCGTGGCAAGATCCGCCTCGCTCATCGTCCCGGCATGCTCGCCCACATAGCCGCCGAGGAGAATGTCCATCTCCTTCATGCCGCGATGCTGGCAGCGATAGAGAATGCGCTTGCGCCGCGCGTTGTCGTCGTCGCGCTCGCTTTCGGACGTGACCGTGCGGTCTGCCATGCCGTTTCCTTTGTCTTCGCCAGCGCCCGCTGGGGACGCATCTGCCCGGCCGCACGGGTGCGGCCTTGACAGAACCCTGATCGTGCGCGGGTTATAGCGGTCCCCGCGTGAAACTCAATGCACGGGGCTGCCGCCGGTTCCAGCGACCGTGCCCTTGGCAGCATGTCCACCAGCCAGAAGACCGGCCCGCTTCCTGTCCATGCGCCCTTCGATCCTCGACCCCCTGTTCGCTCCCGTTTCGTCCCTGCCGGGCGTCGGCTCCAGGCTGGCGACTCGGCTTGTCAGCCTGCTGGGAACGGACCCGGAACGCGAGCCGCATGTCATCGACCTGTTGATGCACATCCCGAGCGGCATCATCGACCGGCGCCTGCGCCCCGGCATCGCGCGTGCACCGGAAGGAGCCATCGTCACGCTGGAGGTGCGGATCGACCGCCATCAGGCCCCTCCCCGCGGCAGTCGCGCCCCCTACCGGATCTTCGGCCACGACGACAGCGGCGAGATCGCCTTCGTGTTCTTCCATGCCAATTCCAGCTGGCTGGAAAAGTCCATGCCGGTGGGCGCCGATCTCATCGTCTCCGGCCGGGTCGAGTGGTTCAACGGCCGCCCACAGATGGTTCACCCCGATCATGTGGTGCCGGCGGAGGAGGCCGACACGCTGCCGCTGGTCGAGCCCGTCTATCCGCTGACGCAGGGCCTGTCGGGCAAGGTGCTGCAAAAGGCCATCGCTGCGGGCCTGGAGCGCGTGCCGGATCTTCCCGAATGGCTGGATGCTGCCCATGGCAAGCGGGCGAACTGGCCCTCGTTCCGCGAGGCGCTGATCGCGCTGCATCGGCCGGACGAGGCGCGCCTTGCCGAACAAGGCGAGGACAGCGCAGCTTTGACGCGCCTCAGCTATGACGAGTTTCTCGCCAACCAGCTTGCTCTTGCCCTCGTGCGGCGCTCGCTGCGCCAGACACGGGGCATCGGCCGCACATTTGACGGAGCCTTGAAGGCAAAGATCCTGGCTGCCCTTCCCTATTCCCTCACAGACGGCCAAGCGCAGGCAGTCCGGGAGATCGAGGAGGATCTCGCCTCGCCGATCCGCATGCTGCGTCTGCTGCAAGGCGATGTCGGCGCCGGCAAGACCGTGGTGGGTCTGCTCGCAGCGGCCGCCGCCATCGAATCGGGCGCCCAGACCGTGATGATGGCACCGACCGAAATCCTCGCCCGCCAGCACCATGCCTCACTCGCCCCGCTGTGCGAGGCCGCCGGCATTCGACTTGCCGTCCTCACCGGACGAGACGGCGCCCGGCACAAGCGCGAGACGCGGGCAGCGCTGGAAGCCGGCGAGATCGACCTTCTCGTCGGCACCCACGCGCTTTTCCAGTCGGACATCGCATTCGCCAATCTCGGCCTGGCCATCGTCGATGAGCAGCACCGCTTCGGCGTCCACCAGCGCCTGATGCTCGCCTCCAAGGGACAGAGCGTCGACATGCTGGTGATGACGGCAACGCCCATCCCGCGCACGCTCGTGCTCACCTATTTCGGCGACATGGAAGTCTCCCGCCTGACGGAAAAGCCCGCCGGCCGTCAGCCGATCACCACGGTCGCCGTGCCGCTCGACCGCATGGACGAGGTGGTCGAGCGCCTGCGTGCCGCCTTGCAGGAGGGCAAGAAGGCTTACTGGGTGTGCCCTCTCGTCGAAGAATCCGAGAAATCCGACCTTGCTGCGGCCGAGGAGCGCCATGCGGTCCTGACGCAGCTCCTGGGACCGCGCGTGGCGCTGGTGCACGGGCGCCAGAGCAGCGACGAGAAAGACGCTGCCATGCGCGCGTTCAAGGACGGCCCCGTCCAGCTTCTGGTTGCCACCACCGTGATCGAGGTCGGCGTCGATGTGCCGGAAGCCTCCATCATCGTCATCGAACACGCCGAACGGTTCGGCCTGTCGCAGTTGCACCAGCTGCGCGGCCGGGTCGGGCGCGGCAAGGAAGCCTCGACCTGCCTCCTGCTCTACAAGACGCCGATCGGCGAGACGGCCCGCGCGCGTCTTTCGATCATGCGCGAGACCAACGACGGCTTCCTGATCGCCGAGGAAGATCTGCGCCTGCGCGGCGAGGGCGAAATTCTCGGCACCCGCCAGTCCGGCACGCCGGGCTTCCGCATCGCCGATGCGGGTACCCAAGCAGAGCTGCTGGAGACCGCGCGCGACGACGCCCGGCTGGTGCTGGAGACGGAGCCGGCCCTCGACGGCAAGCGCGGGCCGCATCTCAGGATGCTGCTCTATCTGTTCGGACGCGACGAGGCCGTCCGCCTGCTCCGCGCCGGATGACGTCGGGAGCTGCTCTCCGGCACGATCTCAACCAGGGGAGGCGGTGGCCTCGTCCTCGTTCTTCTGCAGCTGTGCCGAGGCCAGCTTGTCGTATTCCGGGCTGACCAGGCCCGCGGAGATGACAAGCTTCGCCGCTTCTTCCACCGTCATGTCGAGTTCGATGATCTCGTTCTTGGGAACGTAGAGCAGGAAGCCCGAAGTCGGATTCGGCGTCGTCGGCAGGAAGACGGCGGTGACATTCGCCCCCTCCTTGTCGAGCCGGTGCGCGACCTCGCCGCGTGCATCGGTTGCGATGAACACGATCGCCCACAGGCCCGGGCGGGGATACTGGATGATCGCCGCCTTCTTGAAGCTGTTGGAACGCTCCGCCAGCACCGTCTCGAAGATCTGCTTCAGGCCGCTGTAGAGATTGCGCACCACCGGCATGCGGCCCAGCAGCAGCTCGCCATAGGACACCAACGTCTTGCCGGCGATATTCGCCGTCAGGAAGCCGATGACGACGAGCGCGAGGAACGCGACGATCAGGCCCACGCCCGGAACCGGAAGGGGAAGATAGGTGTCGGGATTGTATACCTGCGGGATCAGCGGCTTGATCCAGCCGTCCACCCACTGGACGATCGACCAGGTCAGATAGGCCGTGATGCCGAGCGGGCCGGCAATGATCAGTCCGGTAAGGAAATAGTTCCGCAGCCGGGTCATTGCCCTCGGCCGCGCCGCTGGCGCCGGGACTGGCTCCAGCTCTTCGGGATTGCTGCTTCCGCTCATAGTCGCTTCACGTCCTGCCATGCGGCGATACGGCTCTGGCTGTACCGCCCTCGCACGCTGCCCACCCTCGCACACTTACGATGTTGCAGCGCCGAACTAGCCCCCTGCCCGAACATTTGATAGTCAGCCTGAGCGATTGAGCAAGTCGCCATGGAGACAAACCGGTTTCATGGACCAGAATGCACCCACGCCCGGCTCGTCTTGGGCCCTGCGTCTCGGTTACCGGCTGCTCGGTGCATTGCTGGTGGCGATCGGCATAGTCGGCGCGTTCCTGCCGCTGCTTCCCTCCACCATCTTCTTCATCGGTGCAACGGCTTGCTTTGCCCGCTCCTCACCGGCACTCGAAGCCTGGCTGCTCGAGCACCCGCAATTCGGCCCCGGCATCCGCGCCTGGCGCGACGAGCGGGCGATCCGTCCGCGCGCCAAGATCGCTGCACTGTGCGGAATGGCATTCGGCTATGCCGTCTTCCTGCTCTCGGCCAAGCCGACCTTGCCGCTGGCCGTTTTCGTCTCCGTTGTGCTGATGGGCTGCGCGACCTATGTCGCCTCGCGTCCCTCGGGCTCCGAGTTTGACTGAAACAACCTGGCTGCCTCTTTCTCACCAATGGTTTACCATCGCGCGACAAGGCGTCGCACCATGTGATGCCGGTCACGGCGACAGGACACTCCTGCGCGCAGACTTGCCTCATCCCGTCATCCGATCCCGCAAGGACAGGCCGACGGTCAAACCAGAGAATGCGAGGATTTGGCAATGACCAGGAGATCACATGTCTTTGCAGGCGCGACCTGCGCCGACCCGCCGCCCCTGACTGCAAGCCTGCGGGCTGCCGTTTGGTTGCTCATGGGAATGACGCTGGCCTTTTTCGCCCTTCTGCAGACGCCGGCTGCGGCCCAGCCGCTGGACCTTGGCCGCGACAGGCCCATCATCCTGCCCGAGCGGCCGATCCTGTGCGCCCCGCCGCGGGTGATGCAGAACGGCCGTTGCGTGCGCCCCGACCGGCCGATCCTGTGCCCGCCGCCGCGCGTGATGCGTGGCGGTCGCTGCGAAATGCCCGAACGTCCGGCCGTCTGCCTGCCGCCCAGGGTCATGCGCAATGGCCAGTGCGTGCTGCCGGCCCCGGTGATCTGCGCGCCCCCGCGGGTGATGCAGAACGGCCGCTGCATCATGCCTCCGATCGTCTGCCGCCCGCCGCAGGTTCGCCGCGGCAACCGCTGCGTCATGCCGGAACGTCCCGAAGTGTGCCGTCCGCCGATGGTGATGCGCGGCGGCCGCTGCGTTGCGCCGCCGGTCATCTGCCGTCCGCCGGAAGTGCGCCGTGGCAATCGCTGCGTGATGCCCGACCGGCCGCCGGTGTGCCGTCTGCCCTACATCTACTCCGCCCGCGAGCGGCGCTGCATCCTGCCGGTTCCGGTGCCGCCGATCGTCACCCCGCCGGCCTGCATTGCGCCCTGGCAGTACTCGCGGTCCGCAGGCGGCTGCATCTGCCCGAGCGGCTATGTGGTCGACCGCGGCGAATGCGTGCGCCGCGACAGCCAGGCCTGCACGTTCCCGTTCGTCTATTCCTCGAACCAGAACCGCTGCGTCTGCGCACAAGGCTATCGCCCCTTCGGCGCCGGCTGTGCACCGGAGCGTCCCGCCCCCACGCCGCAGGAGAACATCTCCTGGATCCAGGCCTGCCTGAACGCCGCCGGCTACGATGCCGGGCCGGTGGATGGCCTGACCGGCCGGCGGACCCGCGACGCCTGGGCCAGCTTCCGCGAGGACAGCGACCTTGGCACCGACGAGGCTCCATACACGGACCCCGCAACGCTGGCCAAGCTCTTCGCCGCCTGCAATCCGGCCGGCGAGAGCGAGAATAGTGCACCCGCGCCCGATACAGGCACTGGCGGGGATTCGGGTGCCGACGGCACGGATGCGAGCGATACAGGCAGTGTGCCCTCGGCCGGCCCGTTTGCCGCCGCCCCTGCCCTGTGCGCCAGCGGCCGTCTCTACAGCCTGCTCAGCGCCGAAGACGAAAGCCTGGAGCCCTGCGGCCGCAGCTGCATCCCGGCGCCGGAAGGCATGAGCGAGGAAGAACTGCTCCAGCAGCAGGACCGTCAAGGCATCACCTGGTGCCGCTCCTGCGTCACCGTCGGTGCGCTGGGCATGCTGTGTCCCGCTGCGGCCGACGATGAGGAGACGGAAGCCGACGGGCAGAAGCCGGCGAACTGATCGTCCTCGACGCCCGCAAAAACACGGCCGCCCGGAGATCTTCCGGGCGGCCTTT belongs to Stappia indica and includes:
- the recG gene encoding ATP-dependent DNA helicase RecG; protein product: MRPSILDPLFAPVSSLPGVGSRLATRLVSLLGTDPEREPHVIDLLMHIPSGIIDRRLRPGIARAPEGAIVTLEVRIDRHQAPPRGSRAPYRIFGHDDSGEIAFVFFHANSSWLEKSMPVGADLIVSGRVEWFNGRPQMVHPDHVVPAEEADTLPLVEPVYPLTQGLSGKVLQKAIAAGLERVPDLPEWLDAAHGKRANWPSFREALIALHRPDEARLAEQGEDSAALTRLSYDEFLANQLALALVRRSLRQTRGIGRTFDGALKAKILAALPYSLTDGQAQAVREIEEDLASPIRMLRLLQGDVGAGKTVVGLLAAAAAIESGAQTVMMAPTEILARQHHASLAPLCEAAGIRLAVLTGRDGARHKRETRAALEAGEIDLLVGTHALFQSDIAFANLGLAIVDEQHRFGVHQRLMLASKGQSVDMLVMTATPIPRTLVLTYFGDMEVSRLTEKPAGRQPITTVAVPLDRMDEVVERLRAALQEGKKAYWVCPLVEESEKSDLAAAEERHAVLTQLLGPRVALVHGRQSSDEKDAAMRAFKDGPVQLLVATTVIEVGVDVPEASIIVIEHAERFGLSQLHQLRGRVGRGKEASTCLLLYKTPIGETARARLSIMRETNDGFLIAEEDLRLRGEGEILGTRQSGTPGFRIADAGTQAELLETARDDARLVLETEPALDGKRGPHLRMLLYLFGRDEAVRLLRAG
- a CDS encoding DUF502 domain-containing protein, producing the protein MTRLRNYFLTGLIIAGPLGITAYLTWSIVQWVDGWIKPLIPQVYNPDTYLPLPVPGVGLIVAFLALVVIGFLTANIAGKTLVSYGELLLGRMPVVRNLYSGLKQIFETVLAERSNSFKKAAIIQYPRPGLWAIVFIATDARGEVAHRLDKEGANVTAVFLPTTPNPTSGFLLYVPKNEIIELDMTVEEAAKLVISAGLVSPEYDKLASAQLQKNEDEATASPG
- a CDS encoding succinate dehydrogenase assembly factor 2, whose protein sequence is MADRTVTSESERDDDNARRKRILYRCQHRGMKEMDILLGGYVGEHAGTMSEADLATLEVLMDVSDQELFAWMIGRKPVPAEHDTALYRAIAAYRSKSS
- a CDS encoding YbaN family protein, encoding MDQNAPTPGSSWALRLGYRLLGALLVAIGIVGAFLPLLPSTIFFIGATACFARSSPALEAWLLEHPQFGPGIRAWRDERAIRPRAKIAALCGMAFGYAVFLLSAKPTLPLAVFVSVVLMGCATYVASRPSGSEFD
- a CDS encoding peptidoglycan-binding domain-containing protein, with the translated sequence MTLAFFALLQTPAAAQPLDLGRDRPIILPERPILCAPPRVMQNGRCVRPDRPILCPPPRVMRGGRCEMPERPAVCLPPRVMRNGQCVLPAPVICAPPRVMQNGRCIMPPIVCRPPQVRRGNRCVMPERPEVCRPPMVMRGGRCVAPPVICRPPEVRRGNRCVMPDRPPVCRLPYIYSARERRCILPVPVPPIVTPPACIAPWQYSRSAGGCICPSGYVVDRGECVRRDSQACTFPFVYSSNQNRCVCAQGYRPFGAGCAPERPAPTPQENISWIQACLNAAGYDAGPVDGLTGRRTRDAWASFREDSDLGTDEAPYTDPATLAKLFAACNPAGESENSAPAPDTGTGGDSGADGTDASDTGSVPSAGPFAAAPALCASGRLYSLLSAEDESLEPCGRSCIPAPEGMSEEELLQQQDRQGITWCRSCVTVGALGMLCPAAADDEETEADGQKPAN